Proteins from a single region of Akkermansiaceae bacterium:
- a CDS encoding ABC transporter permease — protein MSGTDFEKSQSLWKDAFHRLQRNRAAMVSAVLLFLIIGACILLPAIKDLLQDPNAQNLPNKNLPPSGAHWFGTDHLGRDILSRVLYGGRISIAVGLITTLVSVSIGVCWGATAGYAGGKIDALMMRIVDILYALPFLIIVILLGKTLEPMTADLTEWIVNLISGSDAKTADVNRIRSKVEPITTLVPLFIAIGTLSWLTVSRIVRAQVQSVAKQEYVEAARSLGLGPVRILFRHILPNTLGPIIVYTTLTIPSVMLLEATMSFLTMGVKPPHSSWGILIDEGANRMISNPWLLFFPTLFFATTLFSLNFLGDGLRDALDPKSAKD, from the coding sequence ATGTCCGGAACCGACTTCGAGAAAAGCCAGTCCCTCTGGAAAGACGCCTTCCACCGGCTGCAGCGCAACCGCGCCGCGATGGTGAGCGCCGTGCTGCTGTTCCTCATCATCGGCGCGTGCATCCTGCTGCCCGCCATCAAGGACCTGCTGCAGGACCCGAACGCGCAGAACCTGCCGAACAAGAACCTGCCGCCCTCCGGCGCGCACTGGTTCGGCACCGATCACCTCGGCCGGGACATCCTCTCCCGGGTGCTCTACGGAGGCCGCATCTCCATCGCGGTTGGCCTCATCACCACGCTGGTGTCCGTCTCCATCGGCGTGTGCTGGGGCGCAACCGCCGGCTACGCGGGCGGCAAGATCGACGCGCTGATGATGCGCATCGTGGATATCCTCTACGCGCTGCCTTTCCTCATCATCGTCATCCTGCTGGGCAAGACGCTGGAGCCGATGACCGCGGACCTGACGGAGTGGATCGTCAACCTGATCAGCGGCAGCGATGCGAAGACCGCCGACGTCAACCGGATCCGCTCGAAGGTGGAGCCGATCACCACGCTGGTGCCGTTGTTCATCGCGATCGGCACGCTGTCCTGGCTCACGGTTTCCCGCATCGTCCGCGCGCAGGTCCAGAGCGTGGCGAAACAGGAGTATGTGGAAGCGGCCCGCTCGCTGGGCCTGGGACCGGTGCGCATCCTTTTCCGCCACATCCTGCCGAACACGCTGGGACCGATCATCGTCTACACCACGCTCACCATCCCCAGCGTGATGCTGCTGGAGGCGACGATGTCCTTCCTGACGATGGGGGTGAAACCGCCGCACAGCTCCTGGGGCATCCTCATCGACGAAGGCGCGAACCGCATGATCTCGAATCCGTGGCTGCTGTTCTTCCCCACCCTCTTCTTCGCCACCACGCTGTTCTCGCTGAACTTCCTGGGGGATGGGTTGCGCGACGCTCTCGATCCGAAGTCGGCGAAGGATTAG
- the priA gene encoding primosomal protein N' → MALNARVLIDGPSELVFDYGIPAGMNVRPGCRVRVPLRRKSAAGTVLSVGEADGQADFALRELEALVEPEPLITPVLLETGRWIADYYGCSIESVVRSLLPEAVRTEENSAKTRRIAILAAEPDAAALEKLGKRAPRQHAILSLLMHAEGKRMPVADLGDGSAATLKALEKAGMITLEAEEVRRDPDGDMVEEILESKPLQLNTEQAAALETVCRAVADPRAAKPILLLGVTGSGKTEVYLQAAWHVLDLGKTVLVLVPEISLTPQTVRRFKARFAAIQDQVAVLHSNLSQGERFDEWHRIRKGKARIVIGARSAVFAPLPDLGLILVDEEHENSYKQENPPRYHGRDVAVLRAHFEPCAVVLGSATPSLESWQNCTTGKYDLVRLTQRADGQSMPLVRVVDMRLEKAKMKGGLPILSDKLRTALEQRLEKGEQAILFLNRRGFARSLQCPKCGHVCQCPHCAVALTYHRTDERLVCHVCGHQAIVPRKCPECHDPAIILQGFGTQKVEEVLAKVFPSAKFARIDADAMRRKNALRDTLNAFKAHKIDILIGTQMIAKGLHFPNVTLVGILNADLGLHVPDFRAGERTFQLLTQVAGRAGRGDLEGEVIVQTFTPHSPSIQYARKHDFDGFSEQEMEFRHQFAFPPYSHCAVLTARSTHERRAEFTLQTLHLRLAEDLPAGMTLGEVLPSPLIRSHGQFRFQITLRCHRARALTRHVQAVLARTTLPEDVIVTFDMDALNFS, encoded by the coding sequence ATGGCATTGAACGCGCGCGTGCTCATCGACGGACCTTCGGAGCTGGTCTTCGACTATGGCATCCCCGCCGGGATGAACGTCCGGCCGGGCTGCCGCGTGCGTGTCCCGCTGCGGCGGAAGTCCGCCGCGGGTACCGTCCTCTCCGTCGGTGAGGCGGACGGCCAGGCCGACTTCGCGCTCCGGGAGCTGGAGGCGCTGGTGGAGCCGGAGCCGCTCATCACCCCCGTGCTGCTGGAGACCGGGCGGTGGATAGCGGACTACTATGGGTGCAGTATTGAATCCGTCGTGCGGTCCCTTTTGCCGGAGGCGGTGAGGACGGAGGAGAACTCGGCGAAGACCCGGCGCATTGCCATCCTGGCCGCGGAGCCTGACGCGGCGGCGTTGGAGAAGCTCGGAAAACGCGCGCCCCGCCAGCATGCCATCCTGTCGCTGCTCATGCACGCGGAGGGAAAGAGGATGCCCGTGGCGGATCTCGGCGACGGCTCCGCGGCGACGCTGAAGGCGCTGGAGAAAGCCGGCATGATCACCCTGGAAGCGGAGGAAGTCCGCCGTGACCCGGACGGCGACATGGTGGAGGAGATCCTGGAGTCGAAGCCGTTGCAACTGAACACGGAGCAAGCGGCGGCACTGGAAACCGTGTGCCGGGCCGTGGCGGATCCGCGGGCGGCGAAGCCCATCCTGCTGCTGGGCGTCACCGGATCGGGAAAGACGGAGGTTTATCTTCAGGCGGCGTGGCATGTGCTGGATCTGGGAAAGACGGTGCTCGTCCTGGTGCCGGAGATTTCACTGACGCCTCAGACCGTGCGGCGCTTCAAGGCCCGCTTCGCCGCGATCCAGGATCAGGTCGCCGTGCTGCACTCCAACCTTTCGCAGGGCGAACGCTTTGACGAATGGCACCGCATCCGCAAGGGGAAGGCGCGCATCGTCATCGGCGCGCGGTCGGCGGTGTTCGCGCCGTTGCCTGACCTCGGGCTGATCCTGGTGGATGAGGAGCATGAGAATTCCTACAAGCAGGAGAACCCGCCCCGCTACCACGGCCGGGACGTCGCCGTGCTGCGCGCGCATTTCGAGCCTTGTGCCGTCGTGCTCGGCTCGGCCACCCCGTCGCTGGAATCATGGCAGAACTGCACCACCGGGAAGTATGATCTGGTGAGGCTGACCCAACGGGCGGACGGCCAGTCCATGCCGCTGGTGAGGGTTGTGGACATGCGCCTTGAGAAAGCGAAGATGAAAGGCGGCCTGCCCATCCTTTCCGACAAGCTGCGCACCGCGCTGGAGCAGCGGCTGGAAAAAGGGGAACAGGCGATCCTGTTCCTGAACCGCCGCGGCTTCGCCCGCTCCCTCCAGTGCCCGAAGTGCGGCCATGTCTGCCAGTGCCCGCATTGCGCGGTCGCGCTGACCTACCACCGCACCGACGAGCGGCTGGTCTGCCACGTCTGCGGCCACCAGGCGATCGTCCCGCGCAAGTGCCCGGAATGCCATGACCCCGCCATCATTCTCCAGGGCTTCGGCACGCAGAAGGTGGAGGAGGTGCTGGCGAAGGTGTTCCCGTCCGCGAAGTTCGCGCGCATCGATGCGGACGCCATGCGGCGGAAAAACGCGCTGCGCGACACGTTGAACGCGTTCAAGGCGCACAAGATCGACATCCTCATCGGCACCCAGATGATCGCGAAGGGCCTGCATTTCCCGAACGTGACTCTGGTCGGCATCCTGAACGCGGACCTCGGCCTGCACGTGCCGGACTTCCGGGCGGGCGAGCGCACCTTCCAGCTGCTCACCCAGGTCGCGGGTCGTGCAGGGCGGGGGGACCTCGAGGGAGAGGTCATCGTGCAGACGTTCACGCCGCACTCGCCGTCCATCCAGTACGCGCGGAAACATGACTTCGACGGCTTCTCGGAGCAGGAGATGGAGTTCCGCCACCAGTTCGCCTTTCCGCCCTATTCCCACTGCGCCGTGCTGACGGCACGCTCCACGCATGAACGCAGGGCGGAGTTCACGCTCCAGACCCTGCACCTTCGGCTGGCGGAGGACCTGCCCGCGGGCATGACCCTGGGGGAAGTACTACCTTCACCGTTGATCCGCTCACACGGTCAGTTCCGCTTCCAGATCACCCTCCGCTGCCACCGCGCGCGCGCCCTCACACGCCACGTCCAGGCCGTCCTCGCCAGGACCACACTGCCGGAGGATGTCATCGTCACCTTCGACATGGATGCGCTGAATTTTTCGTAA